The genomic stretch GGTCCAAACCCCCCCAATTGGCCTTGGCCCTGTGCAGACAGAAAATGAGGCCGTGGGCGCAGGTGAAGCCCGCGCGGCCGCCAATCTTGACGCTTTTCATATGCAGTTTGAATTTGGCAATAAGTCTCCGGAGGCCAAATCTGCATCTACGCAAAAataagctgctgctgagaagagGTTGTTAGTACCAGACATCTGCAATAGGGAACTGTGGCGGAGGGAAGAGTTTTACGTTCCTGTGGcaataaatatatatatatgtacctacctatatcTGTAGCCTTTGGACAGGATACCCACCCTCGGGGTGTTGCGTGCATAGATTGGCCGGTGTACGTATGCGCTAGTATCGCCAACCGCAGGAATGTTCTCATCTGTTGTCATAGTGTTGAACCTATTTGTAGTTTACAAGACCAGACCTATACGTGGCTACGTGCATGGTGGAACGAAGCACTGCTTATGGAAATTTGGCCTGGCGCCGTCAACTGAGGTCCCTGCCAGGTCGCGCCATTCCTGCGGTCAGACGGCACTCTTCTGTCCTACGGCGTTTGGTAGGGCGATTGCAGGGAGACCGAGATGCGGTGGAGCGGCCGCTGGTGGCGATGTGCGCTGCCGTGGGGGGTAGTTGAGCAGACAAGAGCAGTCCCAAACGGGTGCCATTGTCAGGCCCAATGTTCTAGGTGTTTTCGATGCAAGGTGTGACGTGGAACCTGCTTCACGCCAATCTCAATCTACTGATAAGCACCCTTCATCTCAACAGAATAACAAGGCCTTTTGTACCGCTATACATCCACTACTGGGATAAGGTTGCTCGATCTGTGGCATCGTATGGGCTAGGCTCCAAGTGTATCTTCggcatcgtctccatcgcATGACAGCACAGCTGTGTGCCCAGGAAAAATTTTAGATGCCTTTGTTCAGCCGTACTTGCATGTACCTATGTATGTAAGGCAACCATGGCACTGAtatgtgatgatgatggaaaatTCAAAAACTCTCGGATTATAGTTTATTCGCAATGTACATATATCCATGTGTAAGAGTATAATTTGCATATAATTTGCACCAAATCCATTTCATACAATACTGCTTAAAGAGCAGAACCACACTGCGTGGACATTGCGCATCTGCTTAGCTGCCTGCGGAGGGACTGCCGAATTTCTCATCGAATGCGCGCAGCTGCGCAAGCATTTTCGATTCTGCTTCGGCCTCGCTTGGTGATCGCTTCAAGCCGAGAGGCGGATGTTGGTCTGGGTCGGAGACAAAGCGGCGGACGATGAAGGTGGCATCCGCAGGGACGAGAGCAACGGCGGCTTGGGTGCAGCCCGTGGTGGCTGCGGAAGTGGCTGCGGAAGTAGTAGCGGGAGAGGCGGTGTTGGAGCTGGGACGGACTTTGGTTAGCCCGACTTAAGAAAAAGCATGTGTGCAGCGGAATCTTTAAAGAAGACGGTGATTGGCCAATCAGAAGACGTTGGCCACTGGCCTTGAGTTGAAAGCCTACATTAGGATACACCACAAATGTAAAGAATGAGTGTTGACTGTGCTACTGCGTCGGTAACGCTTGTCACGTCTTATACAGAGAAGTGACAAATAAATTAGAAAGAGAGCGCACTTAcgtattattattattataggcAGCGTTACTAGCCATTTTGAAAGCAAAACACTCTGAGACAAGCGAATAAAGGCCAAAGTGTAACGGATAGGCTAAACAGCGCGGTGCATACAACAGCCAAGAATAAGAGATAAGTCGGCGACGCAATCAGTTTGCATGGCAGAAGAATCAAGAGAAACCGGACGGAGAGAAGGGAGGGAAGTGGCAATGATTAAATAGGTAGGCCCAAGAACAAGATTGCAGCCAGATTTTTGTTCTCTCAATGCTGTCAGCCAGGCTCGCTGCGCTGGGGAGCATCTCCAGTGAGTCCCACTCGTGCGTGATTCCCGCGAAATACTCAGCTTGAGCAGGCCGAGACAGTGATATAATTGGCCAAATAGTCCAGCCAAGGTACCTTGAGATGTATGAGCGCTAGTATGGACCGCtgcgtacatgtacctgtgGTCCCGCGGACTACATCTCGGTTTGATGGACGACGCCATGTACCAGCAATCCCGGCGGTCATGCTTACCTAGGTACCCGGTATGGCTGGATCGGAGTCCCCTCCTCGAACGCGGGTGAACGAATCTGCTGGAGCCACCAGACCACAGGCGGTAGCTCTGCCACAGGAAGCAAGTGCAATCCAGATTTGCCAAGACCTTTGTCTCCAGCGGCATTTGTCTTGGCTTGGGACTGGCCAAGGCATCTTGGACCGTTGAATCCTGCCTATGGGCCACACTCTCTGGACAAGGCGGCGACCCGCCACTGCAACCCGCTGCAACCCCGAGCCAATGCATGCTACGTCAATCCTCTGTTAGTTCacaaagccaagaagctATACCTGCTAGTACGAGTGGTGGCACAAGGCCAATGCACGAACCCATCTAGCGGCCGGCGACAGAGCAGTGATGTGAGCGCGAGCCCAAGTGCAACCATCGGTGCTGAAGCCCGCAGGCCCCGTTGCAGGATGGTACCACCACAGATACAAGTTCtatgtacaagtacctaTGTACGGTAGTACCAGACCATTGATGCTTGCATGCCACCCATGTGCCAGTTTCTTCACTTACCGTAGTCCGGCTCCGTACGTGTATCCGTAGCTTGAGCCAAATCGACGGGCTCATGCTCACAACACCGAGTGCTGGCACCTATCAAGTTGCATTACAGTGGCTCAAGAGTCATCGCATAAATGGACTCACCGATTCTCGTGCCCCTACAAGACATGGCAATGAAGAGGTGAGATACGATGACGGAGGCCCTCTTGCGGGCTCTACCCCCATGCGCCAGGCCGATGCACAACAAGAGCCCCATTCGCAACACTAGACTCCTTCCCAGAGTTGGCGGCAATCATCGCGTCGTTCCGTTGTGGGTATGGAGTAGTCCATAGGACTCCAATCAGATTCTAACGTATCTCCCTCTTGGACTGAGCATCTTATAAGCCGCTTAGCGCCGCAGAAATATTCCGCGTGTCGCAAAAGcaatatatgtatatgtatgttATGTAATAAACTACCATCTTTATAATCATACTCGAAGAGACAACTCTAAATGGCAACACAAATGACATTTCTAGTTAACATTTGACTACTTGCTTCATAAACAAGACGAAAGTGTAGATTATTCGGCCCCTCGCTCAC from Trichoderma atroviride chromosome 3, complete sequence encodes the following:
- a CDS encoding uncharacterized protein (EggNog:ENOG41); the protein is MSDAFGAFLGASNPTTPAAKNGDFQRVRLHYAGNVNRFLADQVQTPPIGLGPVQTENEAVGAGEARAAANLDAFHMQFEFGNKSPEAKSASTQK